One part of the Nitrospira sp. genome encodes these proteins:
- a CDS encoding efflux RND transporter periplasmic adaptor subunit, whose product MKRPLRHLQIILVGLALTACSQPDAPTPSAKQTVQPAAADRQVDLQTLRIDASPSLPALTLPARVTYSEDGYSKISSPLQGPVLDVRVKLGQAVKAGDVLMVIDAADIARAYAAYVEEISEWGLAERNFELTKDLYDAQAMSRKDLEHAENDLNRERAEFKQAKERLLSLRVPAAELSKPLAQQQITSRFELRSPLTGTVVERAVTPGQIVGAGTDTPLFTVANLDRLQVVADVYEHDLSGIRVGTVAAMTVEAYPGIEFPAKIAVIGDVVDPATRTIKIRASVPNQDRRLKPEMFARLTIAGHTMRPKIVIPKQAVLERSGKQWIVVQKDNGRLEDRAITIDSVTDNQVTIREGVTTGERILLSPSSLSHLVEGDSATEGA is encoded by the coding sequence ATGAAACGACCCTTGCGCCATCTGCAGATCATCTTGGTTGGCCTCGCCCTGACGGCCTGTAGCCAACCGGACGCCCCCACGCCTTCAGCCAAACAGACTGTGCAGCCCGCTGCCGCCGATCGCCAGGTTGACCTGCAGACCTTACGCATCGATGCCTCACCCTCGCTCCCGGCCCTGACCCTGCCTGCCCGCGTCACCTATTCCGAGGATGGTTACTCGAAAATTTCCTCTCCTCTCCAGGGACCGGTGCTGGATGTGCGGGTCAAACTCGGCCAGGCCGTGAAAGCCGGGGACGTGCTGATGGTCATCGATGCCGCCGACATCGCACGGGCCTATGCCGCCTATGTCGAAGAAATTTCTGAGTGGGGGCTCGCCGAGCGAAACTTTGAATTGACGAAGGATCTGTACGACGCCCAAGCGATGTCCCGCAAGGATCTTGAGCATGCGGAGAACGACCTGAACCGCGAACGGGCCGAATTCAAACAGGCGAAGGAGCGGCTCCTCTCGCTGCGCGTGCCGGCCGCCGAACTCAGCAAACCACTAGCCCAACAGCAAATCACCTCACGGTTTGAATTACGCAGCCCGTTGACGGGAACGGTCGTGGAGCGCGCCGTGACACCGGGACAAATCGTCGGAGCAGGGACGGACACCCCGTTGTTCACCGTGGCGAATCTCGACCGGTTGCAGGTGGTGGCTGATGTCTACGAACATGACTTGTCGGGAATTCGGGTCGGTACGGTCGCAGCGATGACCGTAGAGGCCTATCCCGGCATTGAATTCCCGGCGAAAATTGCCGTCATCGGAGATGTGGTAGACCCGGCAACCAGGACCATCAAAATCCGCGCATCCGTCCCGAACCAGGATCGGCGCTTGAAACCGGAGATGTTTGCACGCCTGACCATCGCGGGCCATACCATGCGCCCCAAAATCGTCATTCCCAAACAGGCCGTGTTGGAACGATCCGGAAAACAGTGGATTGTGGTGCAGAAGGACAACGGCCGGCTGGAAGATCGCGCCATCACCATCGACAGCGTCACCGACAATCAGGTGACGATTCGTGAGGGCGTGACCACGGGAGAGCGAATTCTGCTTAGCCCGTCGTCCTTGAGCCATCTGGTTGAAGGGGACTCGGCAACCGAAGGGGCCTAG
- the greA gene encoding transcription elongation factor GreA: protein MPTPITRKGYEALKAELDRLHKVERPRVIEAIAEARAHGDLSENAEYDAAKERQGFIEARLAELKGKLADCRIIDIAGRTSDTVVFGATVVLIEQEAQAKKQYTLVGQDEADLKFSRISVQSPVGRALIGKRVGDLVEVTTPAKIVEYEVMEIRFEEI, encoded by the coding sequence ATGCCGACACCGATCACGAGAAAAGGATATGAAGCGCTAAAGGCCGAATTGGACCGACTGCACAAGGTGGAACGACCGCGCGTCATTGAGGCGATCGCGGAAGCCCGCGCGCATGGCGATCTGAGCGAGAACGCCGAATACGATGCGGCGAAGGAACGCCAGGGATTCATCGAGGCCCGATTGGCCGAGTTGAAGGGCAAGTTGGCCGACTGCCGTATCATTGACATCGCCGGCCGTACCAGTGACACCGTGGTGTTCGGCGCCACTGTGGTGCTGATCGAACAGGAAGCGCAGGCCAAAAAACAGTATACCCTCGTGGGGCAGGATGAAGCGGACCTCAAGTTTTCCCGTATCTCGGTGCAATCGCCTGTCGGCCGGGCGCTGATCGGCAAACGGGTCGGGGATCTGGTGGAAGTGACAACACCGGCCAAAATCGTCGAGTATGAAGTGATGGAAATTCGCTTCGAGGAAATCTAG
- a CDS encoding SAM-dependent chlorinase/fluorinase, with protein sequence MPVTIPLITLLTDFGDRDYFVASMKGVILNINPQAQIVDLTHRVTPHDVADAAYLLKSCYRYFPDGTIHVAVVDPGVGTTRRPLLVTSSRYCFLGPDNGILTHVCQEETGVEVRHLENRQYRLDSEGATFDGRDLFAPAAAWLTKGQPLGSFGRIVPNYERLPITEPGWDKHLMTGEIVYIDRFGNVISNLTSYHIREVRGVSKRSEPLIRIGGITIDGLVRTYAEGSTDSPHALINSNGYVEVFLKEGRAADRLNLARGARIELC encoded by the coding sequence ATGCCGGTAACGATTCCACTCATCACGCTACTGACGGATTTCGGCGACCGCGATTACTTCGTGGCCAGCATGAAGGGCGTCATCCTCAACATCAACCCGCAGGCGCAGATCGTCGACCTCACTCACCGCGTGACGCCGCATGATGTGGCGGATGCTGCATACCTGTTGAAATCCTGCTATCGCTATTTCCCGGATGGCACCATCCATGTCGCGGTGGTCGACCCTGGCGTCGGCACGACGCGCCGGCCGCTGCTCGTGACCTCGTCGCGGTACTGTTTTCTCGGACCCGACAACGGGATCCTGACTCACGTCTGTCAGGAGGAAACCGGGGTCGAGGTCCGACACCTGGAAAACCGGCAGTACCGCTTGGACTCCGAAGGCGCAACGTTTGATGGACGCGACCTCTTCGCGCCGGCGGCAGCCTGGTTGACGAAGGGACAGCCGCTCGGTTCATTCGGCCGGATTGTGCCGAATTATGAACGCCTGCCGATCACAGAGCCAGGGTGGGATAAACATCTGATGACAGGGGAGATTGTCTACATCGACCGCTTCGGTAACGTGATCTCCAACCTCACCTCGTACCATATTCGTGAAGTTCGCGGCGTGTCGAAACGCTCCGAGCCGTTGATCCGCATCGGCGGCATCACCATCGATGGACTTGTCCGAACCTACGCCGAAGGATCGACGGACAGCCCACACGCGCTCATCAACAGCAACGGATACGTGGAAGTCTTCCTGAAGGAAGGCCGCGCGGCGGACCGGTTGAACCTCGCGCGCGGCGCGCGGATCGAACTCTGTTAA
- the carA gene encoding glutamine-hydrolyzing carbamoyl-phosphate synthase small subunit, which translates to MKKAILALADGTVFEGRALGAEGETGGEVVFNTAMTGYQEVLTDPSYRGQIVTMTAPHIGNYGVTPEDIESTKIWAEGFVVKESSRLASNWRGKATLQEYLHAAQIVAIEGIDTRALTRHLRERGAQQGVISHVDLDPRRLVEKARQAPSIIGRDLAATVTCDRRYAWSEGTGNWSPKIVLPSPDAAKAPRNAWRVVAYDFGVKQNILRRLVDVGCEVTVVPASTSAADVLALNPHGVFLSNGPGDPEGVPYAMTALRELIGRLPIFGICLGHQLLGLALGFSTYKLKFGHHGANHPVIDLRTRKVEITSQNHNFAVRFPAGTPAPGQGLPIAETPFGRVQLTHTSLNDESVEGMMCLDRPVFSVQYHPEASPGPHDSAYLFEQFVTLMETHHE; encoded by the coding sequence GTGAAAAAAGCGATTCTGGCGCTCGCCGATGGAACCGTCTTCGAAGGACGCGCCTTGGGTGCGGAAGGGGAGACCGGCGGCGAAGTCGTCTTCAACACGGCCATGACCGGCTATCAGGAAGTGCTGACCGATCCGTCGTATCGCGGGCAGATCGTGACCATGACCGCGCCGCACATCGGCAACTACGGGGTCACGCCGGAAGACATCGAGTCGACGAAAATCTGGGCCGAAGGATTCGTCGTCAAGGAATCCAGCCGGTTGGCGAGCAACTGGCGGGGCAAGGCGACGTTGCAGGAGTATTTGCACGCCGCACAGATCGTCGCGATCGAGGGCATCGATACCCGGGCGCTCACCAGGCACCTGCGGGAGCGGGGCGCCCAACAGGGCGTGATTTCCCATGTCGACCTGGACCCGCGCCGCCTGGTCGAAAAAGCGCGTCAGGCACCCAGCATCATCGGGCGTGATCTGGCAGCGACCGTCACCTGCGACCGCCGGTATGCCTGGTCGGAAGGCACGGGGAACTGGTCGCCGAAGATTGTCCTGCCCTCTCCTGACGCCGCGAAGGCACCACGGAACGCCTGGCGGGTGGTGGCCTATGACTTTGGCGTGAAGCAGAACATTCTCCGGCGTCTCGTCGATGTCGGGTGCGAGGTCACGGTCGTCCCAGCCTCGACTTCGGCCGCCGACGTGCTGGCGCTGAATCCTCACGGCGTCTTCCTCTCCAACGGTCCCGGCGACCCGGAAGGCGTGCCCTACGCCATGACGGCATTGCGCGAGTTGATCGGCCGGTTACCGATTTTTGGGATATGCCTGGGACATCAGTTACTCGGGCTCGCGTTAGGATTCTCCACCTATAAGCTGAAGTTCGGACACCACGGCGCCAATCACCCAGTGATCGACTTGCGGACGAGAAAGGTAGAAATTACATCCCAGAATCACAATTTCGCCGTGCGGTTTCCCGCCGGAACTCCGGCTCCCGGGCAGGGCCTGCCGATCGCAGAGACACCGTTCGGGCGCGTGCAATTGACCCACACCAGTCTGAACGACGAATCGGTCGAGGGCATGATGTGTCTGGATCGTCCGGTCTTTTCGGTGCAATATCATCCCGAAGCATCGCCCGGCCCTCATGATTCCGCCTATCTGTTCGAACAGTTTGTCACATTGATGGAGACACACCATGAGTAG
- a CDS encoding M48 family metallopeptidase yields MYPPDRHSIDHLLNRPMGRRGVLALGARAASVLSTVVGLGAATGLLQSLMGCQRAPGTARDQFIYLSEEKEMAMGLSAFREVLRQAPLSENPELNEMVHRVGNRIAKAANKPEYQWEFAVIQDDRTINAFALPGGKVAVFTGILKVTKTEDGLATVMGHEVAHALQRHGAERMSRGILEQIGQLAALGAGIASGRPDAAMAAMTAYGVGVSLPFDRRQESEADYIGLRLMAEAGYDPREAVSFWERMSGCPRAMINKLCFRSQQSIPEFLSTHPSDVTRINQIEAWIPDAMKHYHPAGKAPAIPSGPIQPYRPPVGPMPEAPLPTG; encoded by the coding sequence ATGTATCCGCCAGACCGACATTCAATCGACCACCTTTTGAACCGCCCGATGGGTCGCCGGGGGGTGCTGGCATTGGGGGCACGCGCCGCTTCTGTTCTCTCGACGGTCGTGGGGCTGGGAGCGGCCACAGGCCTGTTGCAATCGCTCATGGGGTGCCAACGGGCTCCGGGCACGGCGCGCGACCAATTCATTTATCTGTCGGAAGAAAAAGAAATGGCGATGGGTCTCTCGGCGTTCCGGGAGGTGCTCCGGCAAGCGCCCTTGAGCGAAAACCCGGAGCTCAATGAAATGGTGCACCGGGTGGGAAACCGGATCGCCAAGGCCGCCAACAAGCCCGAGTATCAGTGGGAATTCGCGGTGATCCAAGACGATCGGACCATCAACGCCTTTGCCCTGCCCGGAGGCAAGGTCGCGGTATTCACCGGCATCTTGAAAGTGACGAAGACGGAAGACGGGCTGGCCACCGTCATGGGCCATGAGGTCGCACATGCTTTACAGCGCCACGGAGCCGAACGCATGAGCCGCGGCATTCTTGAACAGATCGGACAACTGGCGGCATTGGGCGCCGGCATTGCGTCAGGACGACCGGATGCCGCGATGGCGGCGATGACCGCTTACGGTGTCGGTGTTTCCTTGCCCTTTGACCGCCGCCAGGAATCAGAGGCGGATTACATCGGCCTGCGCTTGATGGCCGAGGCCGGCTACGATCCGCGCGAAGCCGTCTCCTTTTGGGAACGGATGAGCGGCTGCCCGCGCGCCATGATCAATAAACTGTGCTTCCGTTCCCAGCAGTCGATCCCGGAATTTCTCTCGACGCACCCCTCTGATGTCACCCGTATCAATCAGATCGAGGCCTGGATCCCCGATGCCATGAAACACTATCATCCCGCAGGAAAGGCCCCGGCCATCCCGTCCGGTCCGATCCAACCCTACCGGCCTCCGGTGGGGCCCATGCCCGAGGCGCCCCTGCCGACCGGCTAA
- the bioA gene encoding adenosylmethionine--8-amino-7-oxononanoate transaminase, whose translation MTRPSKRLPLAAWDHTYLWHPFTQMQEWEADAPVIIAQGKGSYLIDTEGRKYLDGTSSVWVNLHGHRHPVLDRALTAQLKQIAHSTFLGLSNPPAIRLARELIRIAPKGLRRVFYSDNGSTAVEIALKMAVQYWQQAQPAAGPKQSFVHLKMAYHGDTIGAVSVGNIELFHGRFKPLLFPTHQVEPPYCYRCPLGRTYPACDMACIDPLEALLKTRHRELAGVILEPLVQAAAGMMVAPPGYLARVRELCTTYKVLLIVDEVATGFGRTGKMFACQHEGVTPDLMAISKGLTGGYMPLAATLTTEEVYRAFLGRYDEWKTFFHGHSYTGNPLGCAVALANLEIFKREQTLTQVRKKSRLLARLLQPLAELTHVGDIRQRGFMVGIEFVQDRHTKTPYPLEHRMGHRVAQACRLRGLLLRPLGNVMALIPPLSITPRELTRMVAILYSAIRETTENFPAST comes from the coding sequence ATGACACGTCCATCCAAACGTCTGCCGCTTGCTGCCTGGGATCATACGTATCTCTGGCACCCGTTCACGCAGATGCAGGAATGGGAGGCGGATGCACCTGTGATCATTGCACAGGGCAAGGGGTCGTACCTCATTGATACGGAGGGACGGAAATACCTGGACGGTACGTCGTCCGTCTGGGTGAACCTCCATGGGCACCGGCATCCGGTGCTCGATCGCGCACTCACGGCGCAGCTCAAGCAGATCGCACACTCGACGTTCCTCGGTCTCTCCAATCCTCCGGCGATTCGCCTTGCGAGGGAGCTGATCCGGATTGCGCCGAAGGGGCTTCGCCGCGTGTTTTATTCCGACAACGGTTCGACGGCGGTGGAAATAGCGCTCAAGATGGCGGTGCAATACTGGCAACAGGCACAGCCGGCAGCGGGACCGAAACAGTCCTTTGTGCATTTAAAAATGGCCTACCACGGCGACACGATCGGTGCGGTCAGTGTGGGCAACATTGAACTCTTCCACGGGCGGTTCAAACCGCTGCTTTTCCCCACGCATCAGGTCGAGCCGCCCTACTGCTATCGCTGCCCGCTGGGACGCACCTACCCTGCTTGTGACATGGCCTGCATCGACCCGCTCGAAGCGCTGCTGAAGACTCGACATCGAGAATTGGCAGGCGTGATCCTCGAACCGCTCGTGCAGGCGGCGGCCGGGATGATGGTGGCCCCGCCCGGGTACTTGGCACGCGTACGCGAGCTCTGCACCACGTACAAGGTGTTGCTGATCGTCGATGAAGTGGCGACCGGATTCGGACGGACCGGCAAGATGTTTGCGTGCCAGCACGAGGGGGTGACACCTGACCTGATGGCGATCAGCAAGGGGCTGACGGGCGGGTATATGCCGTTGGCTGCCACGTTGACTACCGAGGAAGTGTATCGTGCCTTCCTCGGCCGCTATGACGAATGGAAAACGTTTTTTCACGGCCATAGCTACACCGGAAATCCTCTGGGGTGCGCCGTCGCCCTGGCCAATCTGGAGATTTTCAAACGAGAGCAGACCCTCACACAGGTACGGAAGAAATCGCGCTTGCTGGCTCGACTCTTACAGCCTTTAGCCGAGTTGACGCATGTGGGCGACATTCGCCAACGCGGATTCATGGTCGGCATCGAGTTCGTGCAGGATCGGCATACCAAAACTCCCTATCCGCTCGAACATCGCATGGGGCATCGTGTGGCGCAGGCCTGCCGGCTCCGTGGACTCTTGCTGCGGCCGCTCGGCAACGTGATGGCGCTGATCCCTCCCCTCTCCATCACACCTCGGGAACTCACCAGGATGGTGGCAATTTTGTACAGTGCGATTCGCGAGACGACCGAGAATTTTCCCGCCTCCACGTAG
- the carB gene encoding carbamoyl-phosphate synthase large subunit: MPRRTDIRSILLIGSGPIVIGQACEFDYSGTQACKALKEEGYRVILINSNPATIMTDPDFADRTYIEPITLDAVEKVIECERPDALLPTMGGQTALNTAIGLAKRGVLEKFGVKLIGASIDAIHKAEDRDAFRQAMWKIGLRVPDSGVATSLAEAERELERIRFPAIVRPSFTMGGTGGNIAYNIEEFRTQVEWGLSMSPVRQVLIEQSVIGWKEFELEVMRDLKDNVVIICPIENLDPMGIHTGDSITVAPALTLTDKEYQLMRDAAVRIIREIGVDTGGSNIQFGMNPANGEMVVIEMNPRVSRSSALASKATGFPIAKIAAKLAVGYTLDEITNDITGVTKASFEPTIDYVVVKIPRFAFQKFPGADPTLTTQMKSVGEVMAIGRTFKESLQKAIRSMEIDQFGFSSKMGLDLGVPPSLDREEAAEQVRKAVRTPLPDRLWRLADGMRLGMSNQELFALTKIDPWFLEQIREIVDFEPKIVAERGMIGTAGLRPELLLEAKQLGFADERLAQLLGVPQGTIRGWRSALSQGTSARGVTYKRVDTCAAEFEAHTPYLYSTYEQECEARPTGKKKVVILGGGPNRIGQGIEFDYCCVHAAMALREEQIETIMVNCNPETVSTDYDTSDRLYFEPLTEEDVLNIVEREQPMGVVLQFGGQTPLKLALSLSRAGVNILGTSPDAIDRAEDRARFRELLDKLGLRQAESGMAHSVEEALKIAAEITYPVMVRPSYVLGGRSMQIVYDEPGLLQYMNSAVKASAQHPVLIDKYLRDAIEVDADAISDGTTVVVAGIMEHIEEAGVHSGDSACSLPPYTLDSATIEEIRRQMTALALELGVIGLMNAQFAVKDQTIYVLEVNPRGSRTVPFVSKAIGVPLAKLAMKVMVGKSLQQLHFTTAPTPTHLSVKEAVFPFTKFAGVDVLLGPEMKSTGEVMGIDSDFGWAFVKSQAGAGAILPTSGTAFLSVKSEDRAGACDVAQRLVALGFRITATSGTAAYLTEQGMQVDVVNKVQEGRPHIVDHIKNGEVALVVNTVRTASAQTDSLSIRREALHKGVPYYTTMRGALAAVMGIEALLKKGLAIRALQEYHRVN; encoded by the coding sequence GTGCCACGACGGACAGACATTCGCTCCATTCTCCTGATCGGCTCGGGCCCCATCGTGATCGGCCAGGCTTGTGAATTCGATTATTCCGGCACACAGGCCTGCAAGGCCCTCAAAGAAGAGGGCTACCGCGTCATCCTGATCAACAGCAATCCCGCCACGATCATGACCGACCCGGATTTTGCCGACCGGACCTATATTGAACCGATTACCCTCGATGCGGTCGAAAAGGTCATCGAGTGCGAACGTCCCGACGCGCTCCTGCCGACCATGGGCGGACAAACCGCGCTGAACACGGCCATCGGTCTGGCCAAACGAGGGGTGCTGGAAAAATTCGGTGTCAAGCTCATCGGTGCCTCGATCGACGCCATTCATAAGGCCGAGGATCGTGATGCGTTCCGACAGGCCATGTGGAAAATCGGCTTGCGCGTGCCGGACAGCGGCGTTGCCACCTCGCTCGCCGAAGCCGAGCGCGAACTGGAGCGGATTCGGTTCCCGGCGATCGTCCGTCCGTCGTTCACCATGGGCGGCACCGGCGGCAACATTGCGTACAACATCGAAGAATTCCGGACGCAGGTGGAATGGGGTCTCTCCATGAGCCCGGTCCGTCAGGTGCTGATCGAACAGTCCGTCATCGGCTGGAAAGAGTTCGAGCTCGAAGTGATGCGTGACCTGAAAGACAATGTGGTCATCATCTGCCCGATCGAAAACCTCGACCCGATGGGCATCCATACCGGCGACAGCATCACCGTGGCGCCGGCGCTGACACTCACCGACAAGGAATATCAACTGATGCGCGACGCGGCGGTGCGCATCATTCGGGAGATCGGCGTCGATACGGGGGGATCCAACATCCAGTTCGGCATGAATCCCGCCAACGGCGAGATGGTCGTCATCGAAATGAACCCGCGGGTCTCCCGGAGTTCGGCCCTGGCGTCCAAAGCCACCGGCTTTCCCATCGCGAAAATCGCGGCCAAACTGGCCGTCGGATATACCCTCGATGAGATCACGAACGACATCACCGGCGTGACGAAAGCCTCCTTCGAACCGACGATCGATTACGTCGTGGTGAAAATTCCACGCTTTGCCTTTCAGAAATTTCCCGGTGCCGACCCCACGCTGACCACGCAGATGAAATCGGTCGGCGAAGTCATGGCCATCGGACGCACGTTCAAGGAGTCGCTGCAGAAGGCGATCCGCTCGATGGAAATCGATCAATTCGGCTTCAGCTCAAAGATGGGGTTGGACCTCGGCGTGCCGCCGTCGCTCGATCGGGAAGAAGCGGCAGAGCAGGTCCGCAAGGCCGTGCGCACCCCACTGCCGGATCGGCTCTGGCGGCTGGCCGACGGCATGCGTCTCGGCATGTCGAATCAGGAGTTGTTCGCCCTGACCAAAATCGACCCGTGGTTCCTCGAACAGATTCGCGAGATCGTCGACTTTGAACCGAAAATCGTCGCTGAGCGTGGAATGATCGGCACGGCCGGACTGCGACCGGAACTCCTCCTGGAAGCCAAACAATTGGGCTTTGCGGATGAACGTCTGGCGCAGCTACTGGGCGTTCCCCAAGGCACGATCCGGGGTTGGCGCTCGGCCCTGAGTCAAGGAACCTCCGCCCGCGGGGTGACGTATAAACGCGTCGACACCTGTGCCGCGGAGTTCGAAGCACATACCCCATACCTCTATTCGACCTATGAGCAGGAATGCGAGGCACGACCAACCGGGAAGAAAAAGGTCGTAATCCTCGGCGGCGGACCGAACCGGATCGGGCAGGGAATCGAGTTCGACTATTGTTGCGTACATGCGGCCATGGCGTTGCGCGAGGAACAGATCGAAACCATCATGGTCAATTGCAACCCCGAAACAGTCAGTACGGACTACGACACCTCCGACCGGCTCTACTTCGAGCCGCTCACGGAGGAGGATGTGCTGAATATCGTGGAGCGGGAACAACCCATGGGTGTCGTACTCCAATTCGGCGGGCAGACGCCCCTGAAACTCGCGCTCTCCCTGTCGCGCGCCGGAGTGAACATTCTGGGAACCAGCCCCGACGCGATCGATCGCGCGGAGGACCGCGCCCGGTTCCGTGAGTTGCTCGACAAGCTCGGTTTGCGTCAGGCGGAAAGCGGCATGGCCCATTCCGTCGAGGAGGCATTGAAGATCGCGGCGGAGATCACCTATCCCGTGATGGTGCGGCCTTCCTACGTTCTGGGCGGACGCTCGATGCAAATCGTCTATGACGAACCCGGCCTGCTGCAGTACATGAATTCCGCGGTCAAAGCCTCAGCCCAACATCCGGTGCTGATCGATAAGTATTTACGAGATGCGATCGAGGTCGATGCCGACGCGATTTCCGACGGCACCACGGTGGTCGTCGCAGGCATCATGGAACATATCGAGGAAGCGGGCGTGCACTCGGGCGATTCGGCCTGCTCCCTGCCGCCTTATACGTTGGACTCCGCGACGATCGAAGAAATCCGCCGGCAGATGACCGCACTGGCGCTTGAACTGGGGGTCATCGGGCTGATGAATGCCCAGTTCGCCGTCAAGGATCAGACCATCTACGTGCTGGAGGTCAATCCGCGTGGCTCACGCACGGTGCCGTTCGTGAGCAAGGCCATCGGCGTCCCCCTGGCCAAGCTGGCCATGAAGGTGATGGTAGGGAAGTCGCTGCAGCAATTGCATTTCACGACGGCCCCCACACCGACGCATCTCTCGGTGAAGGAAGCGGTGTTCCCGTTTACGAAATTCGCCGGAGTCGACGTGCTGCTCGGCCCGGAAATGAAATCCACCGGGGAAGTCATGGGCATCGACAGCGACTTTGGGTGGGCGTTCGTCAAATCTCAGGCCGGGGCCGGCGCCATCCTGCCCACATCCGGCACCGCGTTTCTGAGCGTCAAGAGTGAGGATCGGGCCGGGGCTTGCGATGTCGCCCAACGGTTGGTTGCGCTGGGGTTCCGGATCACCGCCACCTCGGGAACGGCGGCGTATCTGACCGAGCAGGGGATGCAGGTGGACGTCGTCAACAAGGTGCAGGAGGGGCGGCCGCATATTGTCGACCATATCAAGAACGGCGAGGTGGCCCTGGTGGTCAATACCGTGCGGACGGCGTCCGCGCAAACCGACTCGCTCTCCATCCGGCGAGAGGCCCTGCACAAGGGTGTGCCCTATTACACAACGATGCGAGGTGCGCTGGCTGCCGTGATGGGAATTGAAGCCCTGCTGAAAAAGGGACTTGCCATTCGAGCCTTGCAGGAGTATCACCGGGTAAATTAA
- a CDS encoding DUF4149 domain-containing protein, with protein MRQGLIACITCELLALATWIGGLLVLVAAVIPAVFNTFGGQDTGGFFLTRAFDGYNRLVLGAAAILVTGILWRAWMFQKGLAEQEITRTEWLLLGAMLLTAGVITFVLHPQAAALQAQAFASKGEEARKAAFEAFFQLHKPVRVLYIVNVGLGIALLTVRVRSWIPR; from the coding sequence GTGCGCCAAGGATTGATCGCCTGTATCACCTGTGAGTTGCTGGCCCTGGCGACCTGGATCGGCGGACTCCTAGTGCTCGTGGCGGCCGTGATCCCGGCCGTGTTCAACACCTTCGGCGGGCAGGATACCGGCGGATTTTTTTTGACCCGCGCCTTCGACGGATACAACCGGTTGGTGCTCGGCGCAGCGGCCATTCTGGTCACCGGCATTCTCTGGCGAGCCTGGATGTTTCAAAAGGGGCTGGCTGAGCAGGAAATCACGCGCACTGAATGGCTGCTACTCGGCGCCATGCTACTCACTGCCGGGGTGATTACGTTTGTCCTCCATCCCCAGGCGGCAGCCCTGCAAGCGCAGGCCTTTGCCTCCAAAGGGGAAGAGGCGAGGAAAGCAGCTTTCGAGGCCTTTTTTCAGCTGCATAAACCAGTGCGGGTTTTGTATATCGTGAATGTGGGACTCGGAATCGCGCTGCTGACCGTCCGCGTGCGATCCTGGATCCCTCGGTAA